GACCGGTAAGACCACCCTCTCCGCCACGCCGGACCGGATGCTGATTGGCGACGATGAGCACGGCTGGGGCAAGAATGGCATATTTAATTTTGAAGGTGGCTGTTATGCTAAGACGATACGGTTGAACCCTGAGCTGGAGCCGATGATATGGAAGGCCACTAACGACACAGCAACGGTGCTTGAGAATGTGGTTCTTGATCCTAAAACCCATCAACCTGATTTCGATGATGGCACGATCACTGAAAACACTCGTTCAGCCTATCCGCTGACCAAAATTGAGAATAGTCTTCTTACAGGAATTTCCGGTCATCCTTCCAACATCTTCTTCCTGACAGCCGATGCTTTTGGCGTGTTGCCACCCATTGCCTTGCTGAACGAGGAAGAAATTGCCTACTATTTCCTCTCCGGATACACTTCCAAGCTCGCCGGTACCGAGCGCGGCTTGGGTAAGCAGCCCAAAGCGACCTTTTCAACCTGTTTCGCTGAACCTTTCCTGCCTCTCAAACCCAGCCTCTATGCCCAAATGCTGCAGGAGAAGGTCCGCCAGCATGCCTGTCGCGTGTGGCTGATCAATACCGGTTGGACTGGGGGCGACTTCCACAGCGGTTACCGCATGCCCTTACCCCACACCCGCTCGATGGTCTCTTGGGCACTGTCTAATCCAGAAGTCAGCTTCCATCAAGATTCTGTCTTTGGTTTATCGGTGCCGGATGAAATCCCAGGCGTGCCAAGTGAACTGCTCTATCCCGAACGCACCTGGGCAGATAAGGAGAAGTTCAGCGAAGTTTCCCATCAGCTCAAACGAAAATTCGAAGAGAATTTCAAAAGGTTTGATGGAGAGAGCCTGGTAATGGAAGCAGGAGTAACGGCTTATTAACGATTTCTGCTGATTTAATCCTGCGGGTATGATACACTTCTTCTTGAAATTCAAGCAGAATTTTTCTTTCCTCTACGCACGATTATCACCAATCCTTTGCAGGGAGTAAGCATGGAAAAATTTATCATCAATGGGGGCATCCCCCTCAGTGGAGAAATCACGCCATCTGGTAATAAGAATGCTGCGCTGCCCTTGATGGCGGCCTGTCTTTTGACGGATGAGCCAGTTATTCTCCATAATGTCCCTGATATTTTGGATGTCAGGGCGATGGTTAAGCTGTTGGAAAGCCTCAACGTCAAAATTGACTACTTAGATAAGACCACACTGCGCTTTGATGCCAGCGATATCAAACCTGCGAACCTGGATCCAATGATCTGCCGCCGGATTCGGGCCTCCATTCTTCTGGCCGGTCCGTTAATCAGCCGCGTGGGTGAATTTTTATTACCTCCGCCGGGTGGTGATGTGATTGGGCGCCGCCGGGTAGATACCCACATGCTCGCATTCTCCGGCTTAGGCGTTGAAACGGAATATACCAACAATCACTTCGAATTCAAAGCCAAACAATTGATTGGGGCAGATATCCTGATGGATGAAGCCTCTGTGACTGGCACCGAAAACGCTATCATGGGCTGCGTTCTGGCTAAAGGGGAAAGCGTCTTGCGTAACGCGGCAAGCGAACCTCATGTTCAGGAGCTCTGCCAGTTGCTGAACGCAATGGGCGCTAATATTGAAAATATTGGCTCAAACACCCTGCATATCACCGGTGTGGACCGCTTACATAGCGCAGAATTCACCATTGGCCCGGATTATTTGGAAGTGGTCAGCTATATCGGCGCGGCGGTTGTCACAGGCGGCACCATCCGGGTGAAGAATGCAGGCATTGAACACCTGGATATGATCCATCTTGTGATGAACCGTCTCGGTGTCAAATGGGAATGTGTTGGGGATGATATCATCGTTCCTGCCAATCAAGCGCTGACGATTGAACCTGACTTGGGGAATGCCATTCCGGAAATCTCTGTGATGCCCTGGCCTGCCTTCCCCACCGATTTGATGAGCATCGCAATCGTGATCGCGACTCAATCCAAAGGCAGCATCCTTTTCCATGACTGGATGTATCCTTCCCGAATGTATTTCACCGATAAATTGGTCAGCATGGGTGCACAGATTGTCCTTTGTGACCCCCACCGTTGCATTGTACAAGGCCCCACCCCACTGAATGGTGAAAACCTTGAAAGCCCGGATATTCGAGCCGGCATGTCATTAGTGCTGGCAGCCCTTTCGGCAAATGGTCAGAGCGTTTTACGCAATGTCGGCCAGATCGATCGCGGCTATCAGGAAGTGGACCAGAAGCTGGCCAAACTTGGGGCCGACATCATCCGAATTGATGATTAGGCCAAAAACTCTTTAACCAAAAAAGCACTCTGAAAAGAGTGCTTTTTTAATATCAAATGATGTTGCTTAATTCTCGCTCTGGTGGTCTTTGACCACTTCCATGAATTGATTGACAATTTCACGGAGCATGGGCTCTGGCAGTGCGCCAACCTGACGATTGACAATCTTGCCTTCGTAGACCATAAGCATGGTTGGAATGCCCTGGACGCCATATTTCATCGCCCATTCAGCATTTTCGTCTGTATTGACTTTGGCAACTACGATCTTGCCGGCATATTCAGTTGCGATTTTGTCCAGGATGGGAGCAACCATCTTGCAGGGGCCACACCAGGGTGCCCAAAAATCAACAATAACGGGTAAAGATGATTCCAACACGGTCTTTTCAAACGCAGCATCGGTAACATGGATTGGTTCATTAATCATACGATATCTCCTTAGTAACTTTATGATTGCAGTATAACATAATTATCCCTAGCAATTATAAGAGTTTTATATATTTATTAGACCTTTTTTATTATATTTCTTGTGTCAAGGAAATTACTTGCCAAACAAGGGGAATAACCCCCTCAGCTTCTCGAAAAATGCTGGTCCCATGACAAGAATACCGATGATGATAGAACTCAATGCTGCAATCAAGACACTGGCCGCGCCGACATCCTTCCCCACTTTTGCCAACGGGTGAAGTTCAGGGCTGGCCAGATCCACGACAACCTCTAAGGCCGTGTTCAGGAATTCCGCCGTCCAGACCATTGCAACTGCCAGGACCAGTAAGGCCCAATCGCGGGTCTCCACCTTCAGCCATATCCCGGTGATGACCACCATGACTGTTGCCAAAGCATGAATCCAAGCGTTTTGTTGGGTGCGAATCACATACCACCACCCGCCCAGTGCATGGCTAATACTTTTTAAACGAGAACGGGTAAATTTAAATTTCAAACGTATACCCTCCAATAACGTCAAATGCGATAGTATACCTGAATTAGGATTGATTATACCAACAAGCCCCTAACATTTTTCATATTGTCTCATTCCTTATATCATCCACATTAAGGTATAATCCTTATTCGCAGATAAGTTATAATTTAGTACAATCGACTAATTTGAGGCTGGTTTATGGCATTTGTTGACATTGGGTTGAGTGATTCCTATTGGCAAACTTTAGAAATCAAGCAACAAGATATTGAATATCTATATAGCTTCCTTCTTGAAAAAGAAACCCCTTTGCCATCATCCGATTTGGCATCGGCATTGATTGCAGAACGTATCCGCATTGAAAAGAAACATCTGAAAGAAAAACAGCAAAAAAGTGGCGATATTTATTTGCCAGAGAAAACCTATGCTGTTGGAGACAAAATCCAATTCCCTGCAATGGAATGGATCAGCGGAGAAGTTACTGCAGTTCGTGAGGGTAATAATCCCGAATTGGAAGGCTTAGCCGTCCTGACTGTGGCCCTGGAGGATGGCGGGAGTAAGCAGTTTGCATCCAATTTGGCTGAACACAAGCTCAATAAACCTGTGAATACCGATGAGGAATCCAGTGGTACAAACCTCGAAGCTGTTGTCAAGTCCTTTGGTGAAGAAATCACTGCAAAACTCGATGTGATGCTGGATGAAAACAAGGACTTGGTCCGTATTGGTGGTAATTGGTTCCCCAGATCTCTGCTGATCGAATTTAATGTCGGCCATCTCAACCTCGCTGAGGCCGTTTTAGACATGTATGGCGGCGGACCCCTACCCGTTGAAGATCTGCTCAAACAGATTGACATCGAAACAGATGACCCACCTGAGCTGGTCCAGTTTTCAATGAACTATGCCTTGCAGGAAGACCCTCGCTTTGATGAAGTCGGTCCTCGGGGCATCGTCAAGTGGTTCCTGAACCGGCTGGAGCCGGATTTTGTCCGTGAAAAGCCCGTTCAGCTCAGCTATGCACCTGTTGACTATGATCGGTCGATCCTGACTGAAGATATGCTGGTCGCAGAACAACGGCTGGATGATGAATTGACAACGCCGGATCCGGATTATATGCGCCGGGATAAGGGTAATGAAGTCACAGTGACATTAAACTTTCCCCACTGGCGGATGGGCACCCTGCCCCTGACGGCTTACACCCGGCCTTTCTTCCCCACGGCCATTGATACCCCTCGAGTCAAATTCACTTTGATTGATGAAGAAAACGAAGAGATATCCGCCTGGGTCGTCCGCCCTAATAATTACATCTACGGGCTGCAAGAATGGTATGACTCCAAAGAACTCATCCCTGGCAGCATTATTCATATCAAACCCGGCAAACAACCCGGCGAAGTTCTGATTAAACCTGAGAAGAAACGCTCGAATCGGGAATGGATGCGCACGTTGTTGATTGGTACCGATGGTGGGATCGTCTTTGCGATGCTCAAACAAACCATCACAGCCAATTTCAATGAACGCATGGCTATTGCCATTCCCTCAACTGAAGTCTTGGATGAACTTTGGAAGAAGCGGTCAACCAATCAAAAACCGATGAAGAAGGTCATGCTCGAAACGATGCAGGAATTGGCAAAGCTCAATCCTCAGGGTCAGGTGCACGCTGTGGAACTGTATGCCGCTATGAATTGTATTTATCGATGTCCACCGGGAGCGGTTTTCAGCCTCCTGGCCTCATCGCCCGAATTCGCCCCTGTTGGTGATCTCTATTACCGGCTTAGTGACGGATCATAAGGAAAGGAAAGCATGGGTTCAAACCGAAGCAGCCTCGTAAAGCCCACTATAGAAACCCCTTTTAAAATTGATTTTGATTGGTGGATGAATCATGATCGTGATTGGCGCGTGTATCTCCGTAGTTTTCTCTGCGAAGAACACCAGAAGGTTTTTGAAAACCTTAACAATGATGAATTGATTGATTGGGTGGACCCCGAAACCGCAGAAGTTACCCAGGTTGATGGCCTACAGCATGTCCTGATTTCCCACTGCGCCCAGCAGGAGAGTTTCCTGACGGAGAAAATGGCTTTGGTTGATTCAG
This Chloroflexota bacterium DNA region includes the following protein-coding sequences:
- the pckA gene encoding phosphoenolpyruvate carboxykinase (ATP); the protein is MDQALTHWLDAKSIHPNETVLYNPDRETLVREALLNHEGELTPEGALNVITAPYTGRSPKDKYLLNDGKQGDIWWGPINQPVDASQFEELQQTITEYLSRRKLYVVDCRIGADPQFQKKIRLVTEYAWQALLAENLFINAGLPHQTTPEITILAASSFQLPPEFQDSQSPAAVYLDLNKEVILIAGTKYGGEIKKSAFTVMNGILPKADVLPMHCSANVGPEGDVALYFGLSGTGKTTLSATPDRMLIGDDEHGWGKNGIFNFEGGCYAKTIRLNPELEPMIWKATNDTATVLENVVLDPKTHQPDFDDGTITENTRSAYPLTKIENSLLTGISGHPSNIFFLTADAFGVLPPIALLNEEEIAYYFLSGYTSKLAGTERGLGKQPKATFSTCFAEPFLPLKPSLYAQMLQEKVRQHACRVWLINTGWTGGDFHSGYRMPLPHTRSMVSWALSNPEVSFHQDSVFGLSVPDEIPGVPSELLYPERTWADKEKFSEVSHQLKRKFEENFKRFDGESLVMEAGVTAY
- the murA gene encoding UDP-N-acetylglucosamine 1-carboxyvinyltransferase, giving the protein MEKFIINGGIPLSGEITPSGNKNAALPLMAACLLTDEPVILHNVPDILDVRAMVKLLESLNVKIDYLDKTTLRFDASDIKPANLDPMICRRIRASILLAGPLISRVGEFLLPPPGGDVIGRRRVDTHMLAFSGLGVETEYTNNHFEFKAKQLIGADILMDEASVTGTENAIMGCVLAKGESVLRNAASEPHVQELCQLLNAMGANIENIGSNTLHITGVDRLHSAEFTIGPDYLEVVSYIGAAVVTGGTIRVKNAGIEHLDMIHLVMNRLGVKWECVGDDIIVPANQALTIEPDLGNAIPEISVMPWPAFPTDLMSIAIVIATQSKGSILFHDWMYPSRMYFTDKLVSMGAQIVLCDPHRCIVQGPTPLNGENLESPDIRAGMSLVLAALSANGQSVLRNVGQIDRGYQEVDQKLAKLGADIIRIDD
- the trxA gene encoding thioredoxin, with the protein product MNEPIHVTDAAFEKTVLESSLPVIVDFWAPWCGPCKMVAPILDKIATEYAGKIVVAKVNTDENAEWAMKYGVQGIPTMLMVYEGKIVNRQVGALPEPMLREIVNQFMEVVKDHQSEN
- a CDS encoding diacylglycerol kinase family protein; the protein is MSHALGGWWYVIRTQQNAWIHALATVMVVITGIWLKVETRDWALLVLAVAMVWTAEFLNTALEVVVDLASPELHPLAKVGKDVGAASVLIAALSSIIIGILVMGPAFFEKLRGLFPLFGK